In the Carboxydothermus hydrogenoformans Z-2901 genome, one interval contains:
- a CDS encoding polysaccharide deacetylase family protein, with product MKTVTKPAPPKKYCALTFDDGPDPRFTPQVLKILRKEKIPATFFVVGQNAAKYPDLIKEIYFQGNEIENHTYTHPVLNYFTDNTNLDLEIKKTDAVVYAKTHYTPAFFRPPRGRRPVYLYKILARNKKTLVMWDICVESVIDKKKTNFLVPKNKVIILAHDGRLDRSKTIKALPQVIKQYKDAGYQFVTINQLHSLGVK from the coding sequence ATGAAAACAGTAACAAAGCCCGCACCACCTAAAAAATATTGTGCCCTGACCTTTGATGACGGTCCTGATCCGCGCTTTACACCGCAGGTCTTAAAAATATTAAGAAAAGAAAAGATTCCAGCAACCTTTTTTGTTGTCGGCCAAAACGCTGCCAAATACCCGGATTTAATAAAAGAAATTTATTTTCAGGGCAATGAAATTGAAAACCACACTTATACCCATCCGGTTCTTAATTATTTTACGGACAATACCAATTTAGATTTAGAAATCAAAAAAACCGATGCAGTGGTATATGCAAAAACTCACTATACTCCTGCATTTTTTCGCCCACCCCGCGGGCGTCGCCCGGTTTACCTTTATAAAATTTTAGCTCGAAATAAGAAAACCCTGGTAATGTGGGATATTTGCGTCGAAAGTGTAATAGATAAAAAGAAAACAAATTTTTTAGTACCTAAAAATAAAGTAATAATTTTAGCCCATGACGGCCGCCTTGACCGCAGTAAAACTATTAAAGCGCTGCCGCAGGTGATTAAACAATATAAAGATGCAGGGTATCAGTTTGTAACCATAAACCAGCTTCACAGTTTAGGAGTGAAATAA
- a CDS encoding undecaprenyl-diphosphatase — protein sequence MDYTIFQAINNLAGHSIVLDKLMIYISKYGIFFYGLILLGIFLTGSKKAKIEVFKIGFTGLIALGIAGITGKIYYRPRPFISHKVHLLYAHQPDSSFPSNHVTGGFTLALGIYTLSPSLGLLAIVYSLLMAFSRIYVGHHYPSDVIGGMLLGTFVNFSRLLLEQYYLSGKRRDIKC from the coding sequence ATGGACTATACAATTTTCCAGGCAATCAATAATCTTGCCGGTCATAGTATCGTATTAGATAAACTTATGATTTACATTTCCAAATACGGCATATTTTTTTACGGATTAATCCTTTTAGGAATCTTTTTAACCGGTTCAAAAAAAGCAAAAATCGAGGTATTTAAGATTGGCTTCACCGGGTTAATTGCCTTAGGTATCGCTGGTATTACCGGCAAAATCTATTATCGCCCCCGTCCTTTTATTAGCCATAAAGTTCATTTATTGTATGCCCACCAGCCGGACAGCTCCTTCCCGTCCAACCATGTAACGGGAGGTTTCACTTTAGCCCTTGGCATTTACACCCTTTCCCCTTCTTTAGGATTGCTGGCAATTGTTTATTCGCTTTTAATGGCCTTTTCCCGGATCTATGTAGGCCACCATTACCCTTCAGATGTAATTGGCGGAATGTTATTAGGAACATTTGTGAACTTTTCAAGGCTCCTTTTAGAGCAATATTATCTATCTGGCAAAAGAAGGGATATCAAATGTTAA
- a CDS encoding polysaccharide deacetylase family protein, translating to MLRKVFAAFLLFLFIFIFSGCTPSSSSSSILVLEYHGVVPDNAWGKVNHLYNIRVETFENQIKTLLNAGYKPISAEKLIDFYYNGYKPSGKEFLITFDDGYRNNYLYAFPILKKYRIPAEINLIVARIDQAKNHNDPIKGYLNWAEVREMAKSGLIYFGSHTYDSHNKVITGKNKKKNYPFLGPIYLANQKRMETWQEAEKRVNKDLMLSVEHISYETGIRPEIFCYPHGNYNTWFISRLKENGFKIALAGNIPQNNNPFTVKRILVTDSLRGKILLMKLNLVKYSNILDFIIKKASGSAQKPDFSKT from the coding sequence ATGTTAAGAAAAGTTTTTGCCGCATTTTTGCTTTTCCTTTTTATTTTTATCTTTTCCGGATGCACGCCTTCTTCCTCTTCTTCCAGTATTCTGGTCCTGGAATATCACGGAGTAGTTCCAGATAATGCCTGGGGTAAAGTTAATCATCTTTACAATATCAGGGTTGAAACCTTTGAAAACCAGATAAAAACTTTATTAAATGCCGGCTACAAACCCATCTCTGCCGAAAAGCTTATTGACTTTTACTATAACGGCTATAAACCATCCGGGAAAGAATTTTTAATAACCTTTGATGACGGCTACCGCAACAATTACCTGTATGCTTTCCCTATTCTAAAAAAATACCGGATTCCGGCCGAAATTAACTTAATTGTTGCCCGTATTGACCAGGCAAAAAACCATAACGATCCCATAAAAGGCTATCTAAACTGGGCTGAAGTTCGAGAAATGGCCAAGTCCGGTTTAATCTATTTTGGCTCTCATACCTACGATAGCCATAATAAAGTTATTACCGGTAAAAATAAAAAGAAAAATTATCCCTTTTTAGGACCAATTTATCTTGCAAATCAAAAAAGAATGGAAACATGGCAGGAAGCTGAAAAAAGGGTAAATAAAGACTTAATGCTCTCCGTTGAGCACATTTCATATGAAACAGGAATTAGACCAGAAATCTTTTGCTATCCCCACGGCAACTATAATACCTGGTTTATAAGTCGTCTTAAAGAAAATGGATTTAAAATAGCTTTAGCTGGCAATATTCCGCAAAATAATAACCCCTTTACCGTAAAGCGTATTTTGGTAACCGATTCCCTGCGCGGAAAAATACTTCTAATGAAATTAAATCTTGTAAAATACTCTAATATTCTGGATTTTATAATTAAAAAGGCTTCTGGTTCTGCCCAGAAGCCTGATTTTTCAAAAACTTAA